A region of the Cyanobium usitatum str. Tous genome:
CGTTGACGGTGCCCCACACGTCGCTCTGCATCTTCCAGGAGAAGTGGAAAATTACGATCGACAGGGAGTTGTACATCCAGAACAGGCCAAGGAACACGTGGTCCCAAGCCGACACCTGGCAGGTACCACCACGGCCAGGCCCGTCGCAGGGGAAGCGGAAGCCCAGATTCGCCTTGTCAGGAACGAGGCGGGAGCTACGCGCATACAACACACCCTTCAGCAGGATCAGCACGGTGACGTGGATCGTGAAGGCGTGGATGTGGTGGACCATGAAGTCGGCCGTTCCCAAAGGAATCGGACCGGCAGCCACCTTGCCGCCCACCGCTACAACGGTGCCGTTGAACACTTCGCTCACACCCGCGAGGGCGTTGGGCGCAGTGCTACCTGCAGCGGCAGCGTGCAGACCCTGAATCCACTGCGCGAAGACAGGCTTCAGGGCAATGGCGGAGTCGCTGAACATGTCTTGGGGACGCCCCAAGGCACGCATCGTGTCGTTGTGGATGTATAGGCCAAAGCTGTGGAAGCCAAGCCAGATGCACACCCAGTTGAGGTGGCTGATCAGGGCATCACGAGCTTTAAGTACCCGGTCCAGCACGTTATCGACGTGCTTGGCGGGGTCGTAATCGCGAATCATCGCGATAGCGGCGTGCGCACCAGCACCCACAACTAAGAAACCACCGATCCACATGTGGTGGGTGAAGATCGACAGCTGGGTGGGGTAATCAATCCCGATATAGGGATAGGGAGGCATCGCATACATGTGCTGGGCCACGATGATGCTCAGCGAGCCGAGCATCGCCAGGTTCACAGCCAGTTGGGCGTGCCAGCTGGTGGTCATGAACTCGAAGAGTCCGTCATGACCATTGGGAGCGGGGAACAGCAGGGGATCACCCTTCTGGCCCTGGAGAATCTCCTTGATGCTGTGACCAATGCCCCAGTTGGTGCGATACATGTGGCCAGCCACGATGAACAACACCGCGATAGCCAAGTGGTGATGGGCGATGTCGGTCATCCAGAGGCTGCCGGTCACAGGATTCAACCCACCTTTAAAGGTGAGGAAATCGCTGTAAGCGGCCCAGTTGCCCGTGAAGAAGGCTGAAACGCCAGCCCCGAAACCGGGGAATATCTGGGCGATCACGTCCTGGTTCAGGAACTCGTGGGGCAGAGGAATGTCGGCGTAAGTGGCGATGGTTTTGCCATTGAGCGCCAGCGGCTGGCCGGC
Encoded here:
- the psaA gene encoding photosystem I core protein PsaA; this encodes MTISPPERGEKAKAMVDRNPVPATFELFGKPGHFDRSLAKGPKTTTWVWNLHANAHDFDSHTSDLEEVSRKIFSAHFGHLAVIFIWLSGAFFHGARFSNYAGWLTDPLHVKPSAQVVWPIFGQEILNGDMGAGFHGIQITSGLFHVWRAWGITNETQLMALAIGALVMAGLMLNAGVFHYHKAAPKLEWFQNVESMLNHHLAGLLGLGSLSWTGHLLHVSLPTNALMEAIDAGQPLALNGKTIATYADIPLPHEFLNQDVIAQIFPGFGAGVSAFFTGNWAAYSDFLTFKGGLNPVTGSLWMTDIAHHHLAIAVLFIVAGHMYRTNWGIGHSIKEILQGQKGDPLLFPAPNGHDGLFEFMTTSWHAQLAVNLAMLGSLSIIVAQHMYAMPPYPYIGIDYPTQLSIFTHHMWIGGFLVVGAGAHAAIAMIRDYDPAKHVDNVLDRVLKARDALISHLNWVCIWLGFHSFGLYIHNDTMRALGRPQDMFSDSAIALKPVFAQWIQGLHAAAAGSTAPNALAGVSEVFNGTVVAVGGKVAAGPIPLGTADFMVHHIHAFTIHVTVLILLKGVLYARSSRLVPDKANLGFRFPCDGPGRGGTCQVSAWDHVFLGLFWMYNSLSIVIFHFSWKMQSDVWGTVNADGSVQHITNGNFAQSAITINGWLRDFLWAQAAQVINSYGSSSSAYGLMFLGAHFIWAFSLMFLFSGRGYWQELIESIVWAHNKLRVAPAIQPRALSITQGRAVGVAHYLLGGIATTWAFFLARIVAVG